From Mesorhizobium sp. Pch-S:
CCGCCGAATGCCGCATGCTCGGCGATCTGGCTGAGCACGACATTGGACAGGATTCGCGGCGCGGAAGCGCCATCCAGCGCCACGACGCTGGCCGCCGTCTCGTCACAGCTCGTCTCTATGCCCAGAACGCGGATCAATTCGCCGCAAACCTCGATGATTGCCGATCAGCGACTTCCCCGTTAGGAGGAAGGCAGGATATCCGGAGCTCAGGCTCCGAGCCGGGGTTATCACGGACCGCGCTTGATGCAAACAACCTTGAAGATTGGAACCCGAGGCAGCCTTCTGGCGCTGGCACAGGCGCATGAAACGCGCGACAGGCTGATGGCGGCGCATGGATTGCCTCAAGAGGCGTTCGAAGTTGTCGTCATCTCGACCAGTGGCGACCGTATCCAGGATCGGCCGCTGTCGGAAGCCGGCGGCAAGGGTCTCTTCACCAAGGAGATCGAAGAGGCACTGCTTGACGGTCGTATCGACATCGCTGTGCACTCGTCCAAGGACATGCCGACGACGCTGCCGGATGGGCTGGAGCTGTCCGCCTTCCTGCCGCGCGAGGATGCCCGGGAAGCGTTCATCAGCCGGAAAGCGTCTCGTATCGCCGACCTGCCGACGGGAGCCAAGGTGGGTTCCTCATCGCTCAGGCGCCAGGCCCTGATTCGCCGGATGCGCCCCGATCTTGATGTCGTCCTGTTCCGGGGCAATGTGCAGACAAGGCTGCGCAAGCTGGACGAGGGTGTCGCTGATGGCACCATTCTCGCTCTGGCCGGACTGAAGCGGCTCGATCTGGAGCATATCGCCACCGACGTGATGTCACTGGAAGCGTTTCCGCCCGCGCCGGGCCAGGGTGCCATCTGCATCGAAAGCCGTATCGGCGATGCGGAAACGGGCGTCATGCTGGCTGCCATCCACGATGTTCCGACTGGCCAGGCGCTGGCTTGTGAGCGCGCTTTCCTTGCCGCACTGGACGGTTCGTGCCGCACGCCGATTGCCGGCTACGCGACGGTTGCCGCCGGCCAACTGTCTTTCTCAGGCATGATCCTGACGCCCGACGGCAGCGACGTCCGCGCGGTGGCGCGAAACGGGCTCGGCGTGGACGCGGCGGCAATCGGTGCCGAGGCCGGGGCGGATGTGCGGGCGCGCGCCGGCGGGCATTTCTTCGAAGGCTGGAATTGATGGCTGTCGAGGCGGAGCGGCATTGAATGAAGCGCGTGCTGGTGACGCGGCCGGAACCCGGCGCCGGCCGGACTGCGGCTCGGCTCCGTGAGCGCGGCTTCGAGCCGGTGGTGCTGCCGCTTTCGGAAACGCGCGTGTTGCCCGTTGTTCTGGAAACTCGCCCCGAGACCATCTCTGCCCTGCTGGTGACCAGCGCCAATGCCGTGCGCCATGCACCGGCAGACATGCTGGCCCAGCTTGCGGACCTGCCTTGCCATGTCGTTGGGCCCAAGACGGCCGACGCCGCACGCGCAGCCGGGCTTTCCGTTGTCGAAACCGGATCCGGCGATGCCGGGCAACTGGCAGAACAGATCGCGCCGGCGCTTGCCGGCAAGACCGCTGCTTACCTGTGCGGGCGTGTCCGTTCCGCGGATTTCGAAGCATATCTTGCCGGGAAAGCCGTCACGGTGCTGCCCATCGAGACTTATGACACGTTGCCGGTCGACTATCCCGGCAAGGTCGCGGCGACCCATCTGGCTGGCCAGCCGGTCGCCGCGGTGCTGCTCTACTCTGCGAAGGCGGCGCAGGCCTATTCGACATTGGTGCAGCGACCGGAATTGGCGCGCTATTTCGAAGAAACGCGTGTCCTGGCGCTGTCGGTACGTGTTGCAAGCGCTGTCAGCGCCGGTTTCCCGGGGCGTCTGGTGGTTGCGACGAGGCCGGACGAGGACGCCTTGCTGGCGCTGCTCGGCACCGCGGAATGAGGCTGCTTCATCATACCGCCCCTTTTCACAGCTTGGAGGTGTGGTAGACCGTTTTTAGCCTGCCGCCTGACGGTCCGAACCATTTGGGAGCCGAAGCATGGTCAAGACGCCCAAGACGCGCCATTCCAGGAGCCGTCGCGAACCGGTGACGATCGATCTCGATCCAGCCGATGTTTCGCGGCTGGGCGACAAGGGCCGGCCCGACACCGGCAAGCAGCCGGAAGAGGTCTTGGGCAAACAGGCGGACGTTTCGGAAACCGAATCGCCAAAGGAAATCCCGGCAGGCGCTTCTGAAGCCAGCCCGGCAACGTCCGAGACTGAAGCTACCCGTAGTTTCGATTACGATTTCGGCGAGAGCGATATCGGGACGCAGCCGAAGGCGCCCGAGCAGAAAACTGAGCCCGAAGCGCCGAAAGCCACAGACAGCGACAAGACGAACGGGGGCTTCGTGAACAGTCAGCCTGTGGAACCGAAACGGGGCGGCATCGGTGCCCTCGCCGCGGGTGTGATCGGCGGTGTGGTCGCCCTCGCCGGGATGGGCGCCCTGCAGGCCACTGGTCTGTTCGGCTCCTCCGCAGCGAACGGCGAAATTGCGCAGCTCAAAAGCGAGATGGCTGCGCTCAAATCCAACCCCGGGCCAGATGTTACGGGTGATCTCGCCGCGGCGCTCGATCAGGTGAAGACAGATGTCGCCGCGTTGAAGGCGGCGCCGGCCGCGGGTGCCGACGAAGGGCATGTGAAAGCGCTTTCCGACAGGATTGCCGAACTCGATACGGCACTCACCGCCTTGCGCAACGAAAGTGGCGCGGCAGCCGTCGATCTTGGACCGTTGAACAGCAAGATGACGACGCTGGACGCGCAGATGCAGTCTGCGGAGCAGGCCGCCGCCGCGCTGGACGGCCGTCTCGGTATTGTCGAGCAGCAGGCCTCACAGCTTGCCGGCAAGGTGGATGCGCAGGCTTCGCAACCGAAGATCGCGCTGGCCATCGCCGCATCGGCGCTAAAGGCCGCGCTCGAGCGCGGCGCGCCGTTCACCGCGGAACTCGAGACGTTCGCCGCGGTCCGGCCGGATGCGCCGCAGATCGCGACCTTGCGCGCCTATGCCGAAAAGGGCATCCCGAGCCGCATCGACATCGCAGCCGGCATGGGCGACGCCGCCAATGCGATGGTTTCGGCGGCGACGCCCGTCGATCCCGACCAGAGCGTATTCCAGCGGCTGCTGACCAGCGCCGAATCGCTGGTGAAGGTCCGCCCGATCGGTGCCGTCGAGGGCAAGGGCGCCCCGGAAACCGTGGCGCGCATGGAAGTCGCGGTGAACCAGGGCGACTATGCCAAGGCGCTTTCCGAGTTCGACACGCTGCCCGATACGGCCAAAGCCGCTGGTGCCGATTTCGCAGGCAAGCTCAAGGCCAGGCAAGAGGCGGAAGCGGCGGTGAACGAGCTGGTATCCGGCGCAATGAAGGGGTGACGAGATGATCCGCATCCTCTTCTATCTGGCAATCATATTCGCCCTTGGATTGGGTTTTGCGTGGCTGGCCGACCGGCCCGGCGAAATGGTCGTCACCTTCTCCGGCTACCAGTACCAGGTCAGCCTGATGGTGGCTGCGGTTGCCGTGGTGGCGGTCGTGGCCGCGGTGATGCTTACCTGGTGGCTGCTCAAATCGATCTGGAACAGTCCGTACGCGATCGCCCGGCATTTCCGGGTGCGCCGCCGCGATCGCGGCTATCAGGCGCTGTCGACCGGCATGATCGCCGCGGGCGCCGGCGACGGCGCGCTGGCGCGACGCAAGGCCAAGGAAGCGGTCAAGCTGATCCGCTCCGACCAGGAACCGCTGATCAATCTGCTCGATGCACAGGCCTCGCTGCTGGAAGGCGACCATGACGGTGCCCGACAGAAATTCGAGGCCATGCTCGACGATCCCGAAATGCGGTTGCTTGGTCTGCGTGGGCTCTACCTCGAAGCCGAACGGCTGGGCGATCGCAACGCGGCCCGCCACTATGCCGGCCGTGCCGCCTCGGTGGCGCCGCAACTGGCGTGGGCCGCCGAAGCGACAATGGAAGAACTGGCAGCTCGTGGCGACTGGGATGGTGCCCTGAAGCTGGCCGATGCGCAAAAGTCGAGCCGCCAGGTCGAACGCGATGTCGCCAATCGGCGTCGCGGCGTGCTTTTGACCGCCAAGGCCGAAGCCCTGATGGACAGCGATATCGCCGGCGCCAAGGCGGCGGCACTCGAAGCGAACAGGCTGCTGCCGGAATTCACCCCGGCGGCGATCGTTGCCGCCAAGGTGCTTTTCAAGCAGAACGACCTGCGCAAGGGTTCAAAGATCCTCGAAACGGCATGGCGGGCTGAGCCGCATCCCGATCTCGCCGATCTTTATGTCCATGCCCGACCGGCCGATGCCGTGCTCGACCGCCTTGGCCGTGCCCGGAAACTGCAGGAGATGAAGAAAAACCACGCCGAATCCTCACTTGCGGTGGCGCGCGCGGCGCTTGACGCCCAGGATTTTGCACTGGCTCGCGAAGAGGCCGAGGCTGCAGCCCGCATGCAGCCCAGCGAGGGCATTTATCTGCTGCTCGCCGATATCGAAGAGGCCGATGGCGGCAACCAGGGCAAGGTGCGGCAGCTGCTCTCGCAAGCGGTGCGCGCCCCGCATGACGCCGCCTGGGTGGCCGACGGCGTCACCGCGGAACGCTGGGCGCCGATTTCACCAGTGACCGGGCGGCTCGACGCCTTCGAATGGCGTGGCCCGGTGGAACGCGCCGGCAGGCTCCTCGAAGCAAGCCGGCCGGTTCCGAACGTGGCGCCGCCTTCCCTTGCCGGACCCGAGCGCGACGACGACGATGTCGTCGTGGTGGACGCAGAAACCGTGCCGGTTTCAAACGGCCCGACGACAGCCCGTCCTGTCCCTGCGGCCGACCCTGACGAGGCGCCACATCAGCCCGACGATCCCGGTGTCGGCCCCGACGATGAAGTTGAAAAGCCGCGCCGTTTCCGGCTGTTTTGAAAAGCCATGACTTGATCGCGCTCCGGAAAGGACCAGATTATCCCTATGTTCGAACGTGTCCTGTCCTTTCTGAAAGAGCTTCCTTCCGCCGCTGCGCATAGCCGTGCCCGGCCGGACGGCCCCCGTGTTGCGGCAGCGGCGCTGCTCTATCATGTCATGAGTGCCGACGGCGTGCGCCAGGATGTCGAGTGGGAGCGGTTCAAGGCCATCCTCGCCGAGACGTATTCCGTCGAGGGCCAGGAACTGGAAGCCCTCGCGGCAGCCGGCGAGAAGGCCGACAATGAGGCGATCGACCTCTATGCCTTCACCAGTGTCCTCAAGCGCGATCTCGATCCTGAGCAGCGCAAGGCCTTCATCGGCCTGATGTGGGAAATCGTCTACGCGGACGGCGAGCTGCACGAGCTCGAAGACAACACCGTCTGGCGGGTGGCCGAGCTGCTCGATGTCGAGCGGGTTGACCGCGTGGCGGCACGGCGCAAGGCGGCAGCCGAGGTTCCGGGAGCCAAGGGCAGCGCGAACGACGAATGAGCAGGGCCGGACATTCGTGAAAGTTGACCAGCGGCCCCGCATCCTGATCGTCCTGCATCAGGAAAGCTCCAGCCCTGGGCGTGTCGGCCACATGCTTATCGAGGCGGGCTATCAGCTTGACATACGCCGTCCGCCGCTTGGCGATCAGCTTCCGCAAACGCTCAGCCAGCATGCCGGTGCCGTCGTGTTCGGCGGTCCGATGAGCGCCAACGACCATCACGAGGAATTCGTGCTGCGTGAAACCGATTGGCTGGCGGTACCGCTCAAGGAGGGCAAACCTCTGCTGGGCATCTGCCTGGGTGCGCAGATGCTGGTCAATCACCTCGGCGGCAAGGTCGATGGCCACCGTGACGGGCTTGTCGAGATCGGCTGGTATCCGTTGCGTGCCACCGAGGAGGGCAAGAGGCTGATGCATTGGCCGGAAATGGTCTACCACTTCCACCGCGAAGGTTTTTCGTTGCCGAAGGACGCAACATTGCTCGCAACCTCCGACAACTATCCCAACCAGGCCTTTCGCTACGGCGACAAGGCCTGGGGCATCCAGTTCCATGGCGAGCTGACCCGCATGATGATGCAGCGCTGGGTGGTGCATGGCGCGCATCGCTTCGAACTGCCGGGTGCTCAGCCCGGCCGCGACCACCTCGGCGGCCGGCTGATCTGGGACATGCACCTGAAGCGCTGGCTGGGCGAATTCCTGGAGAGGATATTCGGTCGCCCAGCCGCCCGCTGATCGAAAAATTCGCCTATTCCCGAATGTCGAGGCGGCGCACCTTGCGCAAATCCGGGAAGAGCGCTGCCCAGATCCCGGCCACCACGACGGCGCCGAGGCCGCCGATGACCACCGCCGGCACGGTGCCGATCAGCGCCGCCATGGTGCCGGCGCGGAATTCGCCGACTTCGTTCGAAGCACCAACGAAAACCTGGTTGACGGCATTGACGCGGCCGCGAACCTCATCCGGCGTCCACAGCTGGATCAGCGTCTCGCGGATATAGACGCTGACCATGTCAGTGGCGCCGAGCAGCGCGAGCGCGACAATCGAGAGCCAGGTGATGCTGGACAGGCCAAACACGGCCGTGACGGCGCCGAACACCGCGACGAAGAACAGCATGACCGCACCAGCATGGTCACGCAACGGATGGCCGGCCAGCCAGACGGCGACGCACAGGGCGCCGATTCCGGGAGCCGAGCGCAGCATCCCGAGACCCCAAGGCCCGAGGTCGAGGATATCGCGGGCATAGACGGGCAGCAACGCGGTCGCGCCGGAAAGCAAGACCGCCACCAGGTCGAGCGAAATCGCGCCCAGCACGACCTTCTCACGCCAGATGTAGTGGAAACCTGCAAACAGTGTCGCCAGGCTGGGCTTGTCGGTTTCGCTGCGTTGTGCGGGTTTTGGAATGCCAAGGATCAGCAGGAGTGCGAACAGCATCAGCACGGCGGCGGTGCCATAGGCGATCTCCGACGACAGGCCGTAGAGCAGGCCGCCGGCAACCGGACCGATGATTGTCGCGGTCTGCCAGGCAGACGAGTTCCAGGCAATCGCGTTGGCGAAGTCCTTCGGTGGCACCAGGTTGGCGACCAGCGAAGCCGAGGCGGGGCCGAAGAAGGCACGAGCGATGCCGAACAGCAGCAGCACGCCGAAGACCGGCAACGGCGAATAAAGCCCGTGCCAGGTCAAAAGCAACAGCACCAGTGCGCAGGCAGCCTCCATCAGTGTTGCCAGCGCCATGATCCTGCGGCGGCCGAAACGATCGGCGACGACGCCGGTGACCAGAACCAGCAGCAGCGACGGCAGGAACTGCACGATGCCGACCAGGCCGAGGTCGAACGGATCGCGGGTGAGGTCGTAGATCTGCCAGCCGACCGCTACGGAAACGACCTGTGTGGCAAAGGTCAGCAGGAACCGTGAAGCCCAGTAATTGCGGAATGCCGCGTGACGGAAGGCAGCATAACGCTGATCCGGAGACGGTCGGGATTCGGGAGACATCGAATTCAGCCCTTGGTGGTTTACACAGGCCGGCCGGGCTCTTCCACCATGGGCGCTGTTCCGGTCCGGGAGCTATAAACCAGTTTGCGGCGTCGCGGCGGATAATTTTCGCCGTGCATGCGATCGGGATGAAAAGTCTGTCCTGTCAGTCGCGTAGTGCCGTCGAGATGGCGGCGAGACCGCCGCGAAGTTCGTCGGCGGTCGGCCAGCCGAAACCGACGCGGAAGAAGCTCTTCGGCATCTCGAACCAGTGGCCGGGGCCGACATAGGTGCCATGTTTCTCGAGCAGCCTGGTGTAGAAGGCGTCGAGATCGAAATCAGGGGCAACGTCGATGCGCGGGAAACCGACGACACCGCCTGACGGTTGCACCCAGTCGGCCAGGGGCTCGTTGTCGATCCACTCCTGCACGATGGCACGTCGCGCTGCCATCTCAGGCAGCAATCTGCCGAGAAAGACATCGCGCTGTTCCAGCATGACGCGGGCGATCGCTTCATCGATGACGCTGCCGCAGATGCCGATCTGTTCCTTGGCCGCCAGGAATTTTTCCTGCAGCGCGCTATCGCGCGTGATCAGCCAACCGATACGGATACCGGGAATGCCGAAGGCCTTGGACAGCGAGGAGACGCTGATGGCGCGTTTGCTGAGCGACGCGGCGGCGGGCAATCTGGTGCCATAGCTGAGATCGCGATAGGTCTCGTCGACCAGGAGATAACAGCCGTGTTGCTCCGCAAGCGCGATCAACCGGTCGAGATCGGCGCGGCTCATCATCGTTCCGGTCGGATTGTGCGGGCAGGTGACGCTGATGTAGCGGGTCTCGGGTCGCAATGCGGCGACAATGCGCTCGATATCGATGGTGAAACCATCCTCGAAAGCGAGATCGATGTAGCTGATGGCGCAGCCGATCGCTTTGGGGGTCTCGATGTTGGTGGCGTAGTTCGGCCGCACCACGACCAGGTGGTCGCGTTCCGACAACAGCGTCGTGGCGATGATGAACAGTGCGCCGGCCGCGCCCGCAGTGACCAGCACATCATCCGATGTCAGGCCGTTGTCCTGGGCCGCGATCAGCTCGCGCAAGGCCCGGTCGCCGCGATGTTCACCGTAGAAGAGGGTGAGGTCCGGCAGCTTGATCCCGATATCGGAAAGCTTCTGGTCGGCGATGGAGCTTTCGGAGAGATTGTAGCGGATGCGGTCGTAGCCGTATTCCTCCGGTGCTTCTTTCTCGATCACCATGCGCGCGTAGTTCATCGACAAGCCTCCACCCCGGGGCATCCACGAGGACGCTCCGGCACTTTGATTTTCACGCAAACCTAGGAGAGAAGGCTTGCGCGAAACAATCCCTGCTCGAGTTCTTGGGTCAGCTTCTCGGCTGCAGGCCCGAAACGACAAGGGCGTAATATTGCAGGGCGAAGTCGACGGCGCGGGTTTTGCCCTCCGGCCGGAACCAGCGCACCATCCAGTTCATCAAGGACAGGATCGCACGGGCCGCGGTGGCGACATCGTCGATGGCGAAGGCGCCGCTGGCCTTGCCGTCGGCGAGCAGGGTGCGCAGCAGCGCTTCATAGCGATCCCGCAGCGCCAGCTGCTGTTCAGTCCAGTGGTTCTTTTCGATGCCGCCGAAGCCATGCAGCATGACGACGAATGCGGCGTGGTTGCCTTCGAGGAATTCCGCCTGCGCGCGCATGAAGGCCTTCAGCCTGTCAGGTGGGGTTGCTGCTGCATTCACTTCGGTGCTGACGGCGGCGTATTGCCGTTCCAGAAGGTCGATCATCATCTCGTCGAAGATGTCCTTCTTGGTCGGGAAGTAGTGATAGACGGCTGCCTTGGTGACGCCGACCGCCCGCGCGACATCGTTGAGCGAGGCGCCTTCGAAACCATGCGCGGCGAAAAGTTTCGCCGCGGCATCCAGGATGGTGGCGCGCGGCGCCGGCATGCTCGGTGGCCGACCGACCGGCGCTTTCGCTGACTTGACCTGATCGGACTGTTGACGGGGCATGGGTCAAGTTTTATTACCGGCCAGCCGGTTTGTAAATATGAGCGGTATCGCCTGCGCAAGGGAAGAGGTGCGACCATGGCTGAAGCAGCTTCGTCCGAAAACAAGGTGAGCGTGGAGCATCGCGGCGGCGTCGCGATCGTCACGATCGACAACCCGCCGGTGAACGCGTTGTCGTTTTCGGTGCGCAAGCCGCTGCATGATACGCTTGTCAGGCTGCGCGACGACGCGGCCACGGCTGCCATTGTCCTGACCTGCGCCGGCCGCACTTTCATTGCTGGTGCCGACATCACCGAATTCGGCAAGCCGATGCAGGACCCGGACCTGCGCGCGCTGATCGCGCTGCTGGAAGCGATCGAAAAGCCGACGGTCGCTGCCATCCACGGCACCGCCTTGGGCGGCGGGCTGGAGCTGGCACTTGGATGTCATTTCCGGGTTGCCGACAAGGCGGCCAGGCTTGGCCTGCCGGAAGTGAAGCTCGGCCTCCTGCCCGGTGCCGGCGGCACGCTACGCCTGCCAGCCCTTGTCGGTCCGCTCAAGGCGCTGGATATGATCACGTCCGGTACGCCGATCGCAGCCAGCGAGGCGCTCGAAGCGGGTCTCGTCGACACGCTCGCCACCGACGGGCTCGTTGCCGATGCTGCTGCCTTTGCAGCGGTCAAGGCCGCGGAAGGCGGGCCTTTCGTTGCCGTGCGGAGCCGGCGCGACAAGATCGAAGCCGCTGACCGCGAGCAGCTGGAAGCCCGGATCAAGGCGGTTATCGCCAAGGCCAAGGGTCTGCGGGCGCCCGTCGCCTGCGGGGAAGCGGTGCGCAACGCCGTGCTTCTGCCTTTTGATGAGGCCCTGGCCGCGGAACGCGCGCTGTTCGTCGAGCTGGTCACCTCGGATCAGTCCAGGGCGCAGCGGCACCTGTTCTTCGCTGAGCGCGAGGCAGCCAAGGTGGAGGGTGTCGACAAGTCGGTGAAGCCGCGGGCCATCCGCCGGATCGGCATCATCGGCGCCGGCACCATGGGTGGCGGCATCGCCATGGCTTTCGCCAATGGCGGCATTGCCGTCACGCTGGTCGAGGCGGCACAGGAGGCGTTGCAACGCGGGCTCGAGCGCATCGAGAAGAACTATGCGATCTCGGTTTCGCGTGGCTCCCTGAGCGAGGCCGCCAAGGCGGCACGCATGGCGCTGCTCTCCGGTACCACGGACTATGCGGCGCTTGCCGACTGCGACCTGATCATCGAGGCGGTGTTCGAGGACATGGCGGTCAAGAAAGAGGTGCTCGCGTCGATCGACAAGGTGGCCAAGCCGGGCACGATCATTGCCACCAACACTTCCTACCTCGACGTCAATGCACTGGCCGCTTCCGTCAGCCGGCCTCAGGATTTCGCCGGCATGCATTTCTTTTCGCCGGCTAACATCATGAAGCTGCTGGAGATCGTGCGTGGCAAGGACACGGCTCCGGATGTTCTGGTGACGCTGCTGTCGCTCGCGCGCTCAATCGGCAAGGTGCCGGTGGTGGTCGGCGTCTGCCATGGTTTCGTCGGCAACCGCATGCTGACGGCACGTGGCGCCGATGTCGAAGCCCTGCTGCTGGAGGGAGCGAGCCCGGCGGACGTCGACAAGGCCTTCACCGATTTCGGCTGGCCGATGGGACCCTTCCAGATGTGGGACCTTGCAGGGCTGGACATCAGCTGGCGCAACCGCAAGGCGCTGGGCAAGACAGCGCTGATCGCCGACTGGCTGTGCGAACAGGGCCGTTTCGGCCAGAAGACCGGCCGCGGTTTCTACCTCTATGCCGATGGCCGCACCGCGCAACCAGACCCGGAACTGGCCATCCACATCGCCGATGAAGCGAAGCGGCTCGGTATTGCGCCGCGTGTCATCTCGGCCGAGGAGATCATCGAACGCACGCTCTATCCGCTGATCAACGAAGGATCGCGCATCCTGGAAGAAGGAATTGCCGCGCGCGAATCCGATGTCGACCTGGTCTGGGTCAACGGCTATGGCTTCCCGCTCGGCAAGGGCGGGCCGATGTTCTGGGCACGCCAGAAGGGACTGTCCGGGATCGTCGATCGCCTGAGCCATTGGCATGAGAAGACGGGCAAGGACGTGTTCAAGCCATCGGATTGGCTGAAGGCCGCGGAAATGTCGGCCAGGTAGCATGCTCGCATGCCACGCTGCTGACTTGCCGCCAGTCAGTCGCTTGAACCGGTCAGCAACAGCGTCGTCAGCGTCGATCGCAGTTCGGCGGGCCGAACGGGTTTCGACAATATCGGGATGTCGATGTCGTCGACGTCCGCACGTACTCTGGCCTCGTCATGTCCGGTCATGATGATGGCGGGTATGGTGCGTTTCTTGAGCGTGCGAACGCGCGCGATGCAATCGCTTCCCGTCTGCCTGTTGCCCAGATCGTAGTCTGTCACCAGCACGTCCCATTCACCGGGTTTGGTCGGCGGTTCTAGCTCTGCCTGGGGAATGCAACCCCATTTCTCCAGCAGGGCGGCGGTCGCGAGCAGCACCTCCTTGTCGTCTTCGACCAAAAGGACACGGAGACCGTGGAGACGCGCCGGGGCGACCGGATCCACCTGCGCTGACTGTTGTGCCGGCTGCGCGACAATCGGCAAGCCGGTTATGGAGACGCCCGTTCCCTTGTACTTCCTGGATCGGATATCGACTGTGAGGCCCATCAGCCTGCCGAGGCGCTGAACGATGGGCAGGCCGAGCCCG
This genomic window contains:
- a CDS encoding 3-hydroxyacyl-CoA dehydrogenase NAD-binding domain-containing protein, which translates into the protein MAEAASSENKVSVEHRGGVAIVTIDNPPVNALSFSVRKPLHDTLVRLRDDAATAAIVLTCAGRTFIAGADITEFGKPMQDPDLRALIALLEAIEKPTVAAIHGTALGGGLELALGCHFRVADKAARLGLPEVKLGLLPGAGGTLRLPALVGPLKALDMITSGTPIAASEALEAGLVDTLATDGLVADAAAFAAVKAAEGGPFVAVRSRRDKIEAADREQLEARIKAVIAKAKGLRAPVACGEAVRNAVLLPFDEALAAERALFVELVTSDQSRAQRHLFFAEREAAKVEGVDKSVKPRAIRRIGIIGAGTMGGGIAMAFANGGIAVTLVEAAQEALQRGLERIEKNYAISVSRGSLSEAAKAARMALLSGTTDYAALADCDLIIEAVFEDMAVKKEVLASIDKVAKPGTIIATNTSYLDVNALAASVSRPQDFAGMHFFSPANIMKLLEIVRGKDTAPDVLVTLLSLARSIGKVPVVVGVCHGFVGNRMLTARGADVEALLLEGASPADVDKAFTDFGWPMGPFQMWDLAGLDISWRNRKALGKTALIADWLCEQGRFGQKTGRGFYLYADGRTAQPDPELAIHIADEAKRLGIAPRVISAEEIIERTLYPLINEGSRILEEGIAARESDVDLVWVNGYGFPLGKGGPMFWARQKGLSGIVDRLSHWHEKTGKDVFKPSDWLKAAEMSAR